A genomic segment from Deinococcus sp. YIM 77859 encodes:
- the phoU gene encoding phosphate signaling complex protein PhoU, with amino-acid sequence MRDALETDLKAVLNGALNMLGTVERMLPIAGEVLLHARPERLEEVKAIDREVDAQEVRLEAECLRIIALHQPVARDLRLVALILKSLSDIERMGDYAVHVAEDGAELAQQPPLKRYVNLARMLARLGEMSANLRTAIADRDVSRAEATLTMDDEVDDLYEQIQRELVTYMLEDPRHISKALMLMRVGRSLERIGDHLENVAERVRYWVTGQREA; translated from the coding sequence ATGCGTGACGCCCTCGAAACCGATCTGAAAGCCGTCCTCAATGGCGCCCTCAATATGCTCGGCACCGTCGAGCGGATGCTGCCCATCGCCGGGGAAGTGCTGCTGCACGCTCGCCCCGAGCGGCTGGAAGAGGTCAAGGCCATCGACCGCGAGGTGGACGCGCAGGAGGTGAGGCTCGAGGCCGAGTGCCTGCGCATCATCGCGCTGCACCAGCCGGTCGCGCGGGATCTGCGCCTCGTCGCCCTGATTCTGAAAAGCCTCAGCGACATCGAGCGTATGGGGGACTACGCCGTGCACGTGGCGGAAGACGGCGCCGAACTCGCGCAGCAGCCTCCTCTCAAACGCTACGTGAACCTCGCCCGGATGCTCGCGCGTCTGGGGGAGATGAGCGCCAACCTCCGCACCGCCATCGCCGACCGCGACGTTAGCCGCGCCGAAGCCACCCTCACGATGGACGACGAGGTCGACGATCTCTATGAGCAGATCCAGCGTGAACTCGTCACCTACATGCTCGAAGACCCCCGCCACATCTCCAAGGCCCTGATGCTGATGCGGGTGGGCCGCAGCCTGGAGCGAATCGGGGATCACCTGGAGAACGTGGCCGAGCGCGTGCGCTACTGGGTGACCGGACAGCGCGAGGCGTAG
- a CDS encoding ABC transporter ATP-binding protein, translating to MPDASSPSSPPRSGTLVVLRDYLGPLKWQVVLLAALLLTGTGLNLLLPQLLRRFVDHARLGAGVDVGLLARLAGLYIALAVGVQLLTAGATYVGARVGWTATNRLRADLMRHLLSLDMREHKERTPGEMIERIDGDVTALSNFFSQFAVRVFGAALLLTGAVSMFYLTDWRVGVGITLFVIVTLLAMNRVRKKGVEPTRLERESSARLFGYVEERLAGLDDIRSLGAGEHHLRGFLRVQRQFFERSTFSWRRRSLVWQLSMVLFALGYVGILSAAVSLYAAGAITLGTAFLLYQYMSMVEEPIDQLTQQLQDLQKAGAGLSRVGELLALRSGLAEGTRDLPEGPLDLRFEHVDFSYVPEDPTVRPVLQDVSFYLPAGQTVGLLGRTGSGKTTLTRLVSRLYDPTGGSVRLGGVDTRDVRLASLRSRVAVVTQDVQLFQASVRDNLSFFDGSVPDAEVEAALREVGLGEWLARLPQGVRTPLPAGSLSAGQAQLLAFARVLLRNPAVVVLDEPSSRLDPATEAQLTRAMGRLLAGRTAIVIAHRLDTVARADRILVLGDGRVLEDGPRAQLARDPHSHYAKLLRAGALEDEGVLA from the coding sequence CTACCTCGGGCCGCTGAAGTGGCAGGTCGTCCTGCTGGCCGCGCTGCTTCTCACCGGCACCGGCCTCAACCTGCTGCTGCCGCAGCTGCTGCGGCGCTTTGTGGACCATGCTCGGCTGGGCGCGGGCGTAGATGTGGGCCTGCTCGCGCGGCTGGCGGGCCTGTATATCGCGCTGGCGGTGGGCGTCCAACTGCTCACCGCCGGGGCGACCTACGTGGGGGCGCGGGTGGGCTGGACGGCCACCAACCGGTTGCGCGCCGACCTGATGCGCCACCTGCTCTCGCTGGATATGCGTGAACACAAGGAACGTACCCCCGGCGAGATGATCGAGCGCATCGACGGCGACGTGACGGCCCTGAGCAACTTCTTCTCGCAGTTTGCGGTGCGGGTGTTCGGCGCGGCGCTGCTGCTGACCGGCGCGGTCTCGATGTTCTACCTGACCGACTGGCGCGTCGGCGTGGGCATCACCCTCTTTGTGATCGTCACGCTCTTGGCGATGAACCGGGTGCGGAAGAAGGGCGTGGAACCCACCCGCCTGGAACGCGAGAGCAGCGCGCGGCTCTTCGGCTACGTCGAAGAGCGGCTCGCGGGCCTGGATGACATCCGCTCGCTGGGGGCGGGAGAACACCACCTGCGCGGCTTTCTGCGGGTGCAGCGGCAGTTTTTCGAGCGCAGCACCTTTTCTTGGCGGCGGCGCAGCCTGGTGTGGCAGCTCAGCATGGTGCTGTTCGCCCTTGGGTACGTGGGCATCCTGAGCGCCGCCGTGAGCCTGTACGCGGCGGGCGCGATCACGCTGGGCACCGCCTTCTTGCTCTACCAGTACATGAGCATGGTGGAAGAACCCATCGACCAGCTCACCCAGCAGCTTCAGGACCTCCAAAAGGCGGGCGCGGGGCTGAGCCGCGTGGGCGAACTGCTCGCGCTGCGTTCGGGGCTGGCCGAGGGAACGCGCGACCTGCCTGAGGGACCGCTCGACCTGCGCTTTGAGCACGTCGACTTCAGCTACGTACCGGAAGACCCTACGGTGCGCCCCGTGCTACAGGACGTGTCCTTCTACCTCCCCGCCGGGCAGACCGTGGGCCTGCTGGGCCGCACCGGCAGCGGCAAGACCACCCTCACCCGCTTGGTCTCGCGGCTCTACGACCCCACGGGCGGAAGCGTGCGGCTGGGCGGGGTAGACACCCGCGATGTCCGCCTTGCCAGCCTCAGGAGCCGCGTGGCCGTCGTCACCCAGGACGTGCAGCTCTTTCAGGCCAGCGTGCGCGACAACCTCTCCTTTTTCGATGGGTCGGTGCCCGACGCCGAGGTAGAAGCCGCGCTGCGTGAGGTCGGTCTGGGGGAATGGCTCGCCCGGCTTCCGCAGGGCGTGCGAACCCCCCTTCCCGCCGGTAGCCTGAGCGCGGGGCAGGCACAGCTCCTGGCTTTTGCCCGCGTGCTGCTGCGCAACCCCGCCGTCGTGGTCCTCGACGAACCCAGCAGCCGCCTCGACCCCGCGACGGAAGCGCAGCTCACCCGAGCCATGGGCCGTCTGCTCGCCGGACGCACCGCCATCGTCATCGCGCACCGCCTCGACACGGTGGCCCGCGCCGACCGCATCCTGGTCCTGGGTGACGGCCGTGTGCTGGAAGACGGCCCCCGTGCTCAGCTTGCCCGCGACCCGCACAGCCACTACGCGAAGCTGCTGCGGGCAGGAGCGCTGGAGGACGAGGGGGTGCTCGCGTGA
- a CDS encoding winged helix-turn-helix domain-containing protein: protein MSHVVVIEDESTVREVLRFHLERAGLRVKAFESTEAAGTALGEADALVLDWMLPGESGLMYLRRLRADPELRRLPVLMLTARAAEAERVEGLESGADDYLTKPFSAAELVARVRALLRRTQQDAPEQLRHGPLGIDLSAAEARLAGTRLNLTRREFDLLAFLTQNAGRVYSRSDLLDRVWGADFLGGERTVDQHITQLRAHLADDPARPRFLETVRGKGYRMRPWTDEE, encoded by the coding sequence ATGAGCCACGTGGTCGTGATCGAGGATGAAAGCACCGTGCGGGAGGTGCTGCGCTTTCACCTGGAGCGAGCGGGGCTGCGGGTGAAAGCCTTCGAGAGCACCGAGGCCGCCGGAACAGCGCTGGGGGAAGCGGACGCTCTGGTGCTGGACTGGATGCTTCCCGGCGAGAGCGGCCTGATGTACCTGCGCCGTCTGCGCGCCGATCCCGAGCTGCGCCGCCTCCCCGTGCTGATGCTCACCGCGCGTGCGGCCGAGGCGGAGCGCGTTGAAGGCTTGGAAAGCGGGGCAGACGATTACCTCACCAAGCCCTTTTCGGCTGCGGAGCTTGTCGCTCGCGTGCGTGCCCTGCTGCGCCGCACCCAACAGGACGCGCCGGAACAGCTTCGTCACGGGCCGCTGGGCATCGACCTCAGCGCCGCAGAGGCGCGGCTGGCAGGAACGCGGCTGAACCTGACTCGGCGTGAATTCGACCTGCTGGCCTTTCTGACCCAGAACGCGGGGCGGGTGTACTCGCGCAGCGACCTGCTTGACCGGGTCTGGGGCGCGGATTTCCTGGGGGGCGAGCGCACGGTTGACCAGCACATCACGCAACTGCGCGCGCATCTGGCTGACGATCCCGCTCGGCCCCGCTTTCTGGAAACGGTGCGTGGCAAGGGCTACCGCATGCGGCCCTGGACGGACGAAGAATGA
- a CDS encoding heme ABC transporter ATP-binding protein — translation MRRLARQAAPTPVPGAPLVEVADLTCSVSGRELLQRVTFALKGGELLAVLGRNGAGKSTLLGHLTGELVGEGVQLFGHPLHAYSRSALARRRAALPQQTALTFAHEVLDVVLLGRIPHGRRETEQDRAVARAALERVGLAGFAHRDILTLSGGEQQRVHLARVLAQLWVDPAEPQKPARVLLLDEPTSSLDLAHQHATLRLARDLCAEGVGVIAVLHDLNLAAQYADRVLIVSQGRVTALGTPEEVLTPAIIEEAFGHRVAVTPHPCLKCPLIVSAQ, via the coding sequence ATGAGGCGTCTTGCGCGTCAGGCAGCGCCCACACCCGTACCCGGCGCCCCGCTGGTGGAGGTGGCGGACCTCACGTGCAGTGTTTCCGGGCGCGAGCTGCTGCAGAGGGTCACCTTTGCACTGAAGGGGGGCGAACTGCTCGCAGTGCTGGGCCGCAACGGGGCAGGCAAGAGCACCCTGCTCGGGCACCTCACCGGCGAGCTTGTTGGGGAGGGTGTGCAGCTGTTCGGGCACCCGCTGCACGCGTACTCGCGGTCAGCGCTCGCCCGCCGCCGTGCCGCCCTGCCGCAGCAGACCGCCTTGACCTTTGCACACGAGGTGCTGGACGTGGTGCTGCTGGGCCGTATTCCGCACGGACGGCGCGAGACGGAACAAGACCGCGCCGTGGCCCGCGCCGCCCTTGAGCGGGTGGGGCTAGCGGGCTTCGCGCACCGCGACATTCTCACCCTGTCGGGAGGAGAGCAGCAGCGCGTTCACCTCGCCCGGGTGCTCGCGCAGCTGTGGGTGGATCCCGCTGAGCCGCAGAAGCCCGCGCGGGTGCTGCTGCTCGACGAACCCACCAGCAGCCTTGATCTCGCCCACCAGCACGCCACACTGCGCCTGGCCCGCGACCTGTGTGCCGAGGGTGTGGGGGTGATCGCCGTGCTGCACGATCTCAACCTCGCGGCGCAGTACGCGGACCGAGTGCTCATCGTCTCGCAAGGGCGCGTCACGGCGCTGGGCACGCCAGAAGAGGTGCTCACCCCCGCCATCATCGAGGAAGCCTTTGGCCACCGCGTCGCCGTCACCCCGCATCCCTGTCTGAAGTGCCCCTTGATCGTGAGCGCGCAGTAA
- a CDS encoding siderophore-interacting protein: MTVSSPSPRPGRPAPRLLHVLAKAPLTPNLLRLTLAGELRDFGPGHTFKLLIVPRGTTALPLPETAPRPVVRTFTVRALNREAGELTVDLVLHGGFAAQWALQAKPGDPVGVVGPLGAPLPLTRGPYLIAGDHCALPAIARLLEELPQDATGDVLIEIPGPADELPLAHPPGLRLHWLHRRAPAGESTLLQEAVRALPPLPLTPTTFAWVACESAGVKALRAHLREERGLPPQQMQLAGYWKRGVDERTYHDTEHYDHAPDEYGRSRG, translated from the coding sequence ATGACTGTTTCTTCCCCCTCCCCTCGCCCTGGCCGTCCCGCCCCACGCCTGCTGCACGTCCTTGCCAAAGCGCCGCTCACCCCCAATCTGCTGCGCCTCACGCTGGCGGGCGAGCTGCGCGACTTTGGCCCCGGCCACACCTTCAAACTGCTGATTGTGCCGCGTGGGACGACGGCTCTTCCGCTGCCGGAGACTGCGCCGCGCCCGGTGGTACGAACCTTTACGGTTCGCGCACTGAACCGCGAGGCGGGAGAACTCACCGTGGATCTGGTGCTGCACGGCGGCTTCGCGGCGCAGTGGGCGCTTCAGGCCAAGCCAGGTGATCCAGTTGGTGTGGTGGGGCCGCTGGGCGCGCCGCTTCCCCTCACCCGCGGTCCCTACCTCATCGCCGGCGACCACTGCGCCCTGCCCGCGATCGCCCGCCTCCTGGAGGAACTCCCCCAGGACGCGACGGGAGACGTTCTGATCGAAATCCCTGGGCCTGCCGATGAACTGCCGCTGGCACACCCACCCGGCCTGCGCCTGCACTGGCTCCACCGCAGGGCACCCGCGGGGGAAAGCACGCTGCTGCAAGAGGCCGTGCGTGCCCTGCCGCCCCTGCCGCTGACCCCCACCACCTTCGCCTGGGTGGCCTGCGAATCCGCCGGTGTCAAGGCCCTGCGCGCCCACCTGCGCGAAGAACGCGGTCTACCGCCGCAGCAGATGCAGCTGGCCGGCTACTGGAAACGTGGGGTCGACGAGCGGACCTATCACGACACCGAGCACTACGACCACGCCCCGGACGAGTACGGGCGGAGCCGGGGCTAG
- a CDS encoding hemin ABC transporter substrate-binding protein, with protein sequence MPKFPQTVLILSLALLSAASAASVKGADGVTVNVSAPKRVVALNGTTVELIYRLGKQNTIVGTDITGTYPPNKIPSVGHWAQLPAEGILSLKPDLVIGTADNFATPKNTTLVGQLRAAGVPVLVLPASDTGGLEGVKTRLNMLAQVYGVPSAANALAKSFDTTLAAVRANRPKRAPRVIFLYAHSPSDATIYGTRGGANELIELAGGKNAAPFEDTKPLTAEALVAINPDAIIMLERGLDAVGGREGLLKMPGVAQTNAGKHRRIYTVDNSIRWIGPRLPEFALKLAREWKKDFDR encoded by the coding sequence ATGCCCAAGTTTCCCCAGACCGTCCTCATCCTCAGCCTTGCCCTGTTGTCCGCCGCCTCTGCCGCCAGTGTGAAGGGGGCCGACGGCGTGACCGTGAACGTCAGTGCCCCCAAGCGGGTGGTTGCCCTCAACGGCACCACGGTAGAACTCATCTACCGCCTGGGCAAGCAAAACACCATCGTCGGAACGGACATTACCGGCACCTACCCCCCCAACAAGATTCCCAGCGTGGGGCACTGGGCCCAGCTTCCTGCCGAGGGCATCCTCTCGCTGAAGCCGGACCTGGTGATCGGCACCGCCGACAACTTTGCCACCCCGAAAAACACCACGCTGGTGGGGCAGCTTCGAGCGGCGGGTGTCCCCGTGCTGGTGCTGCCCGCGAGCGATACGGGAGGGCTCGAGGGGGTCAAGACCCGGCTGAATATGCTCGCGCAGGTCTATGGCGTGCCCAGTGCCGCGAACGCGCTGGCCAAGAGCTTTGACACCACCCTCGCGGCCGTTCGGGCCAACCGGCCCAAGCGCGCCCCGAGGGTCATCTTTCTGTACGCGCATAGCCCCAGCGACGCTACGATCTACGGCACTCGGGGTGGGGCCAACGAGCTGATCGAACTCGCCGGGGGCAAGAACGCCGCACCCTTTGAGGACACCAAGCCGCTCACGGCCGAAGCGCTCGTCGCGATCAATCCCGACGCCATCATCATGCTTGAACGTGGCCTCGACGCCGTGGGGGGCAGAGAAGGCCTGCTGAAGATGCCGGGAGTGGCGCAGACGAACGCCGGCAAACACCGGCGTATCTACACCGTGGACAACTCCATCCGCTGGATCGGGCCGCGCCTGCCGGAGTTCGCGCTGAAGCTCGCCCGCGAGTGGAAAAAGGACTTCGACCGGTGA
- a CDS encoding cell wall metabolism sensor histidine kinase WalK, whose amino-acid sequence MREKTVRASCGDAWMDALPQAVLLFCREREPAALTVTRVNGEAVRLWGVPQDRAAGRPLLEVVRRHTLEALAERGGELELEMGGRTLRCTAVPAAPGEVGALIVEDLSAHRRREAELREATAVLSHEFRTPVTGLRGVLEALEYEMPPELAQNFVRQGLQEVERLARLVEDLAVGFRPTRARTLPLAEAFARAERLLAPEVAARRSTLTFGAGHLVRADPDKLLQVLLNLIENALKYGPAEKPIEVLTTPRGPWVEVAVLDYGAPLAETESLFRAHTRGPGASGQGSGMGLYIVRSIVQGWGGQVWTERRGERNAFCFTLPSGGGSGG is encoded by the coding sequence ATGAGGGAAAAGACCGTGCGGGCCTCCTGCGGTGATGCCTGGATGGACGCCCTGCCGCAGGCCGTTCTGCTGTTTTGCCGTGAACGCGAACCGGCTGCCCTGACCGTGACGCGGGTCAACGGAGAAGCGGTTCGGCTGTGGGGTGTCCCGCAGGACCGCGCCGCCGGACGACCACTCCTGGAGGTGGTGCGGCGGCACACCCTGGAGGCTCTGGCCGAACGCGGCGGCGAACTCGAGTTGGAGATGGGGGGCCGCACCCTGCGCTGCACCGCAGTTCCCGCCGCACCCGGGGAGGTCGGGGCCCTGATCGTGGAAGACCTGAGCGCACACCGCCGCCGTGAGGCCGAACTGCGCGAGGCGACGGCGGTTCTCTCGCACGAGTTCCGCACGCCGGTGACCGGGCTGCGCGGGGTGCTGGAGGCCCTGGAATACGAGATGCCCCCCGAGCTCGCGCAGAATTTTGTGCGGCAGGGCCTTCAGGAGGTCGAGCGGCTGGCCCGGCTGGTCGAAGACCTGGCGGTCGGCTTTCGGCCCACCCGCGCCCGCACGCTGCCCCTGGCCGAAGCCTTTGCGCGGGCCGAGCGGCTGCTGGCGCCGGAAGTGGCGGCACGCCGCAGCACCCTGACTTTTGGCGCTGGGCATCTCGTGCGGGCCGACCCCGACAAGCTGCTGCAGGTCCTCCTCAATCTGATCGAGAATGCGCTGAAGTACGGCCCAGCGGAAAAACCCATCGAGGTTCTGACCACCCCGCGCGGCCCCTGGGTCGAGGTTGCGGTGCTGGACTACGGCGCGCCTCTGGCAGAGACCGAAAGCCTCTTTCGGGCCCACACCCGTGGTCCGGGAGCCAGCGGCCAGGGCAGCGGAATGGGCCTGTATATCGTTCGCAGCATCGTTCAGGGCTGGGGCGGACAGGTGTGGACCGAACGGCGCGGCGAGCGGAATGCCTTCTGTTTTACGCTGCCGAGCGGAGGGGGAAGCGGCGGGTAG
- the rsfS gene encoding ribosome silencing factor yields the protein MTPSHPEAIHHQLRALVDAARERRAENVVVLDLTDVSSTLEYFVICTATAGLQLNAVQENIREKAQEVGLPRPTVEGPSERWLLLAFGGSIVVHIMTKEAREYYDLEGLWSDARVLEFPEQHGPQEKPNQTV from the coding sequence ATGACCCCATCCCACCCTGAGGCCATCCACCACCAACTTCGCGCTCTTGTGGACGCCGCCCGCGAGCGCCGTGCCGAGAACGTGGTCGTTCTGGACCTCACCGACGTCTCGTCCACCCTGGAATACTTCGTGATCTGCACCGCGACGGCGGGCCTGCAACTGAACGCCGTGCAGGAGAACATCCGCGAGAAGGCGCAGGAGGTCGGCCTTCCCCGACCCACCGTGGAAGGCCCCAGCGAACGCTGGCTGCTCCTCGCCTTTGGGGGGAGCATCGTGGTCCACATCATGACGAAAGAAGCCCGCGAGTACTACGACCTAGAGGGCCTGTGGAGCGACGCGCGAGTGCTTGAGTTTCCCGAGCAACACGGCCCACAGGAGAAGCCCAACCAGACGGTATAG
- a CDS encoding ABC transporter ATP-binding protein: protein MTTSPASQERTFALSSRLFAYRPWLFAFNLLMWGMVHASPALLTLAVSGVFERLEEADRLRTADQPMDPLIAAAWVSVGWFALVRVSRFGVFYGAFRAWIELWYTLDALLRRNLLSYLLTARGSRRLPDTPAEAVSRFRDDVDDVAAYTEVWVDGAGFVVYCVLAVAMMVRVDPVITLLVCTPLALMILFVGRLSPRIRAYRRRMREATARVTDFIGETFGAVSAVKLAAREAQMVTHLERLGEVRRRSALRDVLLTELIRGLNVNMVNLAVGLVLLLGANQVRGGVMDVADFVLFIGLLPRLTGSMAFFGDAIARHRRTGVSYDRMERLLQDAPPGTVVAHHPVYLQGELPPASAAPRAEPLEELRVEDLSAHHPGSAGVTNVSFRLRRGEFVVVTGRIGSGKTTLLRALLGLMPRAGGRVFWNGTEVTDPATFFVPPRSAYTAQLPSLFSDTLRENVLQGSGPNRLERALRLAVLEPDLAGLPAGLETPVGARGVKLSGGQMQRVAVARMLATGADLLVFDDVSSALDARTEAQLWDGLFRETDATCLVVSHRRAALSRASRILLLEDGQLTDEGTLEELLERSAEMRALWAEDAGE from the coding sequence ATGACCACCTCGCCCGCCTCTCAGGAACGCACCTTTGCCCTCTCCAGCAGGCTGTTTGCCTACCGTCCCTGGCTCTTTGCCTTTAACCTGCTGATGTGGGGAATGGTCCACGCCTCCCCCGCCCTGCTGACGCTGGCCGTCAGCGGGGTCTTTGAGCGGCTGGAGGAGGCCGACCGGCTCAGGACGGCAGACCAGCCCATGGACCCGCTCATCGCCGCGGCCTGGGTCTCGGTCGGGTGGTTCGCCCTTGTGCGCGTGAGCCGCTTTGGCGTCTTTTACGGGGCATTCCGGGCTTGGATCGAGCTGTGGTACACGCTGGACGCGCTTCTTAGGCGCAACCTGCTGAGTTACCTGCTGACCGCGCGCGGCTCGCGGCGCCTGCCCGACACCCCCGCCGAGGCCGTCAGCCGCTTTCGCGACGACGTGGATGACGTGGCGGCGTACACCGAGGTCTGGGTGGACGGTGCGGGCTTCGTCGTCTACTGCGTGCTGGCGGTCGCCATGATGGTGCGGGTGGACCCGGTGATCACGCTGCTGGTGTGCACGCCGCTGGCCCTGATGATTCTCTTCGTGGGGCGCCTCTCGCCGCGGATCCGCGCCTACCGCCGCCGGATGCGCGAGGCCACGGCCCGCGTCACCGACTTCATCGGGGAGACCTTCGGGGCCGTGAGCGCCGTCAAGCTCGCTGCCCGCGAGGCGCAGATGGTCACCCACCTCGAGCGGCTGGGCGAGGTGCGCCGCCGGTCCGCCCTGCGTGACGTGCTGCTCACCGAGTTGATTCGCGGCCTGAACGTCAACATGGTGAATCTGGCGGTGGGCCTGGTGCTGCTGCTGGGGGCCAATCAGGTGCGGGGCGGCGTGATGGACGTGGCCGACTTCGTGCTGTTCATCGGCCTTTTGCCGCGTTTGACCGGGAGCATGGCCTTTTTTGGGGATGCGATTGCCCGTCACCGACGCACCGGAGTGAGCTATGACCGAATGGAGCGGCTGCTTCAGGACGCGCCCCCCGGCACGGTGGTCGCGCACCACCCGGTGTACCTACAGGGCGAGCTGCCCCCTGCGTCTGCCGCGCCGCGCGCTGAACCGCTCGAAGAGCTGCGGGTGGAGGATCTGAGCGCCCATCATCCCGGCAGCGCGGGCGTGACAAACGTGAGTTTCCGCCTGCGCCGGGGCGAATTCGTGGTTGTGACCGGGCGCATCGGCAGCGGCAAGACCACGCTGCTGCGGGCACTGCTGGGGCTGATGCCGCGCGCTGGGGGCCGCGTCTTCTGGAACGGCACAGAGGTGACGGACCCGGCGACCTTTTTCGTGCCCCCCCGCAGCGCGTACACGGCGCAGCTTCCCAGCCTCTTCTCCGATACCCTGCGCGAGAACGTGCTTCAGGGCAGCGGCCCGAACCGCCTCGAGCGGGCCCTTCGCCTCGCGGTGCTGGAACCCGACCTTGCGGGGCTCCCCGCAGGGCTGGAGACCCCGGTTGGGGCGCGTGGCGTCAAGCTCTCGGGGGGGCAGATGCAACGTGTGGCGGTGGCCCGAATGCTCGCCACCGGAGCCGACCTGCTGGTGTTTGACGATGTGTCGAGCGCCCTGGACGCCCGCACCGAGGCGCAGCTCTGGGACGGCCTCTTTCGGGAGACAGACGCCACCTGCCTCGTCGTCTCGCACCGCCGCGCTGCCCTCAGCCGCGCGAGCCGCATCCTGCTGCTGGAAGACGGCCAACTGACCGACGAGGGCACCCTGGAAGAGCTCCTGGAGCGCAGCGCGGAGATGCGGGCGCTGTGGGCCGAGGACGCGGGCGAGTAG
- a CDS encoding iron ABC transporter permease: MTTRLTPAPAISRQRVRARWTLALLPLGLLAAVVFAVGTGAVHIAPAQVVSILLAPLGVPPLAAYEDQQAAVLYAIRLPRVVLGLLLGAGLAVAGTAMQGLFRNPLADPGLLGISSGASLAAALSVVLGIHLFGSYTLPVMAFVGSVVATALIYTLAQERGRMHVATMLLAGIAVNALCGAGTGLMTYLATDEQLRSITFWQLGSLGGATWPAVLSAAPLLLVGVLGLPLLARPLNALTLGESNAAHLGVPVTAVKWAVVALVALSVGAGVAVAGTIGFVGLVVPHLMRLLTGPNHAALLPAAALAGATLLVLADLLARTVVMPSELPIGIVTALLGAPFFLYLLRQARKGERR; this comes from the coding sequence GTGACCACCCGCCTGACCCCGGCTCCGGCCATCAGCCGCCAGCGCGTTCGGGCTCGCTGGACGCTGGCCCTGCTCCCGCTGGGGTTGCTGGCGGCGGTGGTCTTTGCTGTCGGAACGGGAGCGGTGCACATCGCTCCGGCGCAGGTGGTCTCCATCCTGCTCGCGCCGCTGGGGGTGCCGCCCCTGGCGGCCTACGAGGACCAGCAGGCCGCCGTGCTCTATGCCATTCGGCTGCCGCGCGTGGTCCTGGGCCTCCTGTTGGGTGCGGGGCTAGCGGTGGCGGGAACCGCCATGCAGGGCCTGTTTCGTAACCCGCTGGCCGACCCCGGCCTCTTGGGGATCTCCAGCGGCGCGAGCCTGGCCGCCGCACTGAGCGTGGTGCTGGGCATTCACCTGTTCGGGTCGTACACGCTGCCGGTGATGGCCTTTGTGGGGAGTGTGGTGGCCACCGCCCTGATCTATACCCTCGCGCAGGAACGGGGCCGGATGCATGTCGCCACCATGTTGCTCGCGGGCATCGCGGTGAATGCCCTGTGTGGGGCGGGAACCGGCCTGATGACCTACCTCGCTACCGACGAGCAGCTTCGCTCCATCACGTTTTGGCAGCTCGGCTCGCTGGGCGGCGCGACCTGGCCTGCGGTGCTCAGCGCTGCGCCCCTGCTGCTGGTGGGCGTGTTGGGGCTGCCGCTGCTGGCCCGTCCGCTCAATGCCCTCACGCTGGGCGAAAGCAACGCCGCACACCTGGGGGTTCCCGTGACCGCCGTGAAGTGGGCGGTGGTGGCGCTGGTGGCCCTCAGCGTGGGCGCCGGGGTGGCCGTCGCGGGGACCATCGGCTTTGTGGGGCTGGTCGTTCCCCACCTGATGCGCCTGCTGACCGGCCCGAATCACGCCGCGCTGCTCCCCGCCGCCGCGTTGGCGGGGGCCACGCTGCTGGTGCTGGCGGACCTGCTCGCCCGGACGGTCGTGATGCCGTCTGAGCTCCCCATTGGGATCGTGACGGCCCTCCTGGGCGCGCCCTTTTTCCTCTACCTGCTGCGGCAGGCGCGCAAAGGAGAGCGGCGATGA